In Rhodocyclaceae bacterium, the sequence CGAACGCGACGGACTGTTCCAGTTGCTGAAGGCCGAGGACGGCACCAAGGACCAGAGCTATTTCCTGCACCGGCTGAACCAGTCGCAGCTGTCGCGTACGCTGTTCCCGCTGGGCCAGCTGCCCAAGCGGGAAGTGCGCGAGATCGCGCGGCGCGAAGGGCTGCCGGTCGCCGAAAAGAAGGACAGCACCGGCATCTGCTTCATCGGCGAGCGGCCGTTCCGCGAATTCCTGAACCGCTACCTGCCGAAGACGCCTGGCGAGATGCAGACACTCGACGGCACCGTGGTCGGCGAGCATATCGGCCTGATGTACTACACGATCGGCCAGCGCCAGGGGCTCGGCATCGGCGGTCGCGCCGACGGCAGCGCCGGCGACGCCTGGTACGTCGCGCGCAAGGACCTCGCGCGCAACATCCTGCAGGTCGTGCAGGGGCACGACCATCCGGCCCTGCTCGCCGATCGCCTGGCCGCGATCGACGCGAGCTGGGTGTCCGGTCAGCCGCCGCATGTCGACTGGGTGTACGCGGCGAAGACCCGTTACCGGCAGGCCGATACCGCATGCGTGCTGCCGGTGGTCGCAGGCAGCGGCTTCGAGGTCTCGTTTGCCGAGCCGCAGTGGGCGGTGACGCCCGGGCAGTCGGTGGTGGTCTACGAGTCGAAGGTCTGCCTCGGGGGCGGCATCATCGCCTGACGCCCGGTCACTCGGGCTTGAGCCCGGCGGCCCTGACCACCCTGCCCCAGCGCGCCGCCTCGGCCTTGATGAACTCGACGAACTGCTCTGGCGTGCCGCCGGTGGCCTCCGCGCCCTGGTCGGCGAGACGGGTCCGTACCGCCGGCTCCTGCAGCGCCTTCACCAGCGACTGGTTCAGGCGCGCAACCACCGCAGCCGGCGTCTTCACCGGCACCACGACGCCGTACCAGTTGTCGGCCAGTACCCCGGGCATCCCGGTTTCCGCCGTGGTCGGCACCTCCGGCAGGAGCGGATGACGGCGGCTGCTGGCCAGCACCAGCGGCCGCAACTTTCCGCCCTTGACCTGCGGCAACAGGATCGGCAGATCCGCGAACAGGATCTGCACATGGCCGGCCATCACATCGATCACCGCCGGCGCAGCACCCTTGAAGGGGACGTGGGTGATGTCGATGCCGGCAGCGGCCTTGAACTGCTCGCCAGCCAGGTGCGGCATGCTGCCGGTGCTGGTCGATGCAAACGTGATCTGGCCCGGCCGCTTGCGTGCGAGCGCCACCAGTTCCTTCGCGCTGGCGACCGGCAGCGCCGGATGCGCGACGAGCAGTTCCGGCACCGACACCACATGGGACACCGGCACGAAGTCGACCAGGGTCTCGAACGGCATCTTCAACTGCAGGTGCTGCTGGATGACCAGCGCGCCAGCGCTCGACAGATACAGCGCATGGCCGTCGGCCGGCGAACGCAGCACGAACTCCGCCGCGATCAATCCGTTCGCGCCGGCCCGGTTGTCCACCAGTACGGGCTGGCCCCACTGCTTCGACAGCGGCTCGGCGAGCGTGCGCGCGAAGAAGTCGGCAGGACCGCCCGGCGGAAAGCCGATCACCAGCCGCACCGGGCGCGACGGGAAGTCCTGCGCGCCAGCCAGGCCTGCAGCCATGGCCAGCGCCAGCATCGTTGCAGGCCACACAGCCGCCGCTGCGGCGCGCGACAGCGCGGGCGATCGGGCGCGGCCTGCACATGTGTGCGCCAAGGAAGGGCGATTCAGGGTCATCCGGTCTCCTCTCGGTGCGGGGCGGGGCCGGGCGGTACGGGGCGCCGTGCGCCCTGCCGACTTCCGCTCGATTTGTAGGTATTCTCCGCCCCGACGGTACGCTTATTGCTCGAATCGATCCACCGTCCGTCCCTTCCGGAGCTCCGCGTGCATTCCCTTCCTTCCCGCCCCGTCCGCCCGGGCTTCGTCCCCGGCTCTGCGGCGATCGCCGCCGCGACCGCCCCCTTCCTGCTGCCTGCACTGCTGATGACCGTGCCGGCCGCCCCCGCGTCCGCGCAGGCGTGGCCGACCCGGCCGATCCGGCTGATCGCCCCGTTTCCGCCCGCCGGTGCGGTCGACCTGGTCGGCCGTCCGGTCGCGCTGCGGCTGCAGGAGACGCTCGGCCAGCAGATCGTGTTCGAGAACCGGCCCGGTGCCGGCGGCAACATCGGCGCGGAAGCGGTGGCCAAGGCGCCTGCCGACGGCTACTCGCTGCTGATGGCCGCGGTCACCACGCACTCGATCAGCGCGACGCTGTACCAGAAGCTCAACTACGACCTGCAGAAGGACCTCGCGCCGATTTCGCTCGCCGCGAACTCCCCGCATGTCCTGATCGCCCATCCGTCGCTGCCGGTGAAGACCGTGCAGGACGTGATCGCGCTCGCACGGGCGCGCCCCGGCCAGCTGAGCTGGGCCTCCCAGGGCAACGGTACCCTGTCGCACCTCGAGCAGGAACTGCTGCGCGCGACGGCGAAGATCGACATCGTGCATGTGCCCTACAAGGGCAGTTCACCAGCACTGGCCGACCTGTTCGGCGGCCAGGTCGTGCTGCTGTTCGACAGCGTGCCGGCGGTGCTGCACCACATCCGCGGCGGCAAGCTGCGCGCGCTCGCGGTCGCCACCTCGCGCCGCTCGAACGTGCTGCCCGACGTGCCCACCGTCGCCGAATCGGGACTGAAGGGTTACGCCGCCGAGAACTGGTTCGGCATGATGGCCCCGGCGGGCGTATCGAAGGAGATCATCACCCGGCTCAACGGCGAGATGGTCAAGGCGCTCGCCCTGCCCGACCTGCGCAAACGGCTGATGGACATCGGCTTCGAACCGCGCTCGAGCACGCCGGAGGAGATGCGCGCGATCATCGCCTCCGAGATCGCGCTGTGGGCGAAGGTGATCCGCGACTCCGGCGCGAAGATCGAGTGAGCGTCGCTGTCCTGCGCGAAGATTCGGTCGCCGCGGCCGCCTCGGTCGACGAGCGGCGGCTCTGGGACAGGCTCGCCGCGATGGCGCAGATCGGTGCGATTCCCGGCCAGGGCGTGAACCGCCCTGCGCTGTCACCGGAAGACATCGAGTCGCGCGCGCTGCTGCTGTCGTGGGCACGTACGCTCGGGCTCGGGGTGAGCGTCGATGCCATCGGCAACCTGTTCCTGCGCCGCGCGGGGCTGGACCCCTCCGCCCCGCCGGTGATGACCGGCAGCCACATGGATACCCAGCCCAAGGGTGGCCGCTTCGACGGCATCTACGGCGTGCTCGCCGGGCTGGAAGCCCTCGAGGCGATGGACGCGGCGGGCGTGCGTACCCGGGCGCCGATCGAAGTCGTTGCCTGGACGAACGAGGAAGGCGGCCGCTTCCCGCCCTGCACGATGGGCTCGATGGTGTTCGCGGGCGCACGCACCGTCGAGGACTTCGCCGAGGTGCGCGACAACGCCGGCATACGCCTCGCTGATGCGCTCGCGCAGACGCTCGCCGCCACGCCCGACGCCGCGCGTCGCCCGGTGGCTGGTCCGGTCGCCGCCTATGTCGAGGCACACATCGAGCAGGGGCCGCTGCTCGAGTCGGCCGCGCTGCAGGTCGGCGCGGTCACCGGCATCCAGGGCATGCGCTGGTTCAATGTCGAGGTGTCGGGCGAGAGCGCGCATGCCGGCACCGCGCCGGTATCGCTGCGCCGCGACGCATTACGCGAAGCGGTGGCGATGATCTCGGCGCTGCGCGAACTGACCGCCGACCCGTCCGACGTCACGCGCTTTACCGTCGGCCGCATGCTGGTCACGCCCAATTCGCCGAACTCGGTGCCGAGCCATGTCCTGTTCTCGGTGGACATCCGCCACCCTGACCGCGCGACGATCGCCCGCCTCGGCGATACCGTGGAGCCGACCTGCCGCGCCCACGCCCGCGCCTGCACGGTCACCGTGACGCCGACGCTGCATGACGACCCCACCGTCTTCGATCCCGCGATCGTCGGCCTGGTCGAGGCCGCGTCCGGCGCGCTCGGGCTGCCGTCGATGCGCCTGCCATCGGGCGCGAGCCATGACGCGATGTACCTCAGCCGGCTATGCCCCACCGGGATGATCTTCGTTCCGTGCGAACGCGGCGTCAGCCACAACGAGGCGGAGAACGCGACGCCGTCCGACCTCGCAGCGGGTGCGCGCGTGCTGGTGGCGACGCTGGCCGAACTGGCCAACCGATGAGCGCAGGCGCCGGACAGGCAATCGTCGGCATCGACATCGGCGGCACCTTCACCGACCTGGTATGCGTGCTGCCCGACGGCACGCTGAAGCTCGCCAAGCTGCGCAGCACGCCGTCGAACCCTGCGCGCGCGGTGCTCGATGCGGTGGCGCACCTGCGCGACGCATGGGGCGTCGACCCGGCCTCGATCGGCCGCTTCGTGCATGGCACGACGGTCGCGACCAATGCCGTGATCGAGCGCAAGGGCGCGCGCATCGGCTTCCTTGCCAGCGAAGGCTTCCGCGACCTGCTCGAGATCGGCCGCGGCAACCGGCGCGAGATCTACGACACCGTGCTCAAGCCGCAGGCGCCGGTGTTCCTCGCGCCGCGCCACCTGCGGCGCGACGTGCCGGCCCGGCTCGATGCGCGTGGCCAGGTGGTGCAGACGCTCGACGAGGCCGCACTGCTCGCCGCCGTCGACGAACTGGTGGCACTGGACGTGCGTGCGATCGCGATCGTGTTCCTGTTCTCCTTCCTCGATCCGTCGCAGGAGCGGCGGGCGCGCGAACTGATCCTCCGGAAGCATCCCGGTCTCGCGGTGTCGCTGTCCTCCGAGGTCGATCCGGCCTTCCGCGAGTACGAGCGCGCCTGTGTCACCGCCTTCGATGCCTACGTGAAGCCGGTGCTCGACCAGTACCTGTCGCAGATGGAACAGGGGCTCGAAGCCGCAGGCGTGCCCGCCCGGCTGCAGATCATGCAGTCGCGCGGCGGCGTCAGTTCGGCCGGGGTCGCCCGCGCGCGCCCGGTGCGGCTGTTCCTGTCCGGCCCGGCGGCCGGGGCGATCGGCGGTGCGATGACCGGCCGCGCGGTGGGCCGGCGCGACCTGATCTCGGTGGACATCGGCGGCACCAGCTGCGACATCGCACTGGCGGCCGACGGCGTGCCGCTGTTGCGCTCCGAAGGCTCGATCGAAGGCCACCCGGTGCGGGTCGCGATGGTCGACGTGAACGCGATCGGCGCCGGCGGTGGCAGCCTGGCCTGGCTCGACGGCGCCGGCACGCTGCGCGTGGGCCCGCACTCGGCCGGGGCCGACCCCGGCCCCGCCTGCTATGCCCGGGGCGGCACCGAACCCACGGTGACCGACGCCTCGCTCGCGCTGGGCTGGCTCGACCCGGCCAACTTCGCCGGCGGCACGGTCGCGCTCGATGTCGACTGCGCGCGTGCCGCGATCGACGCGCGCATCGCGCAGCCGCTCGGCCTGGATGTCGAACGCGCGGCGCTGGGCATCCATCGCGTGGTCAACGCGCAGATGGCCGAAGGCATCCGCCTCGCCTCGATCCACCGCGGTATCGACCCGCGCGGATTCAGCCTGGTCGCGCTCGGCGGCGGTGGCGGCCTGCATGCCTGTGCGCTGGCCGAAGAACTCGACATCGCCGAGGTGCTGGTGCCCCGCCATCCCGGCGTGCTGTCGGCGATCGGCCTGCTGGCCGCGCCGGTCGAGCACGAGGCGCTGGTGGCCTGCGCGCGCCCGATCGCCGGGGCCGACCCGGCGGAGATCCTCGCGCGGCTGTCCGCGCTCGATGCCGACTGCGCGGCCGCGATGCGCGAGGAAGGCCATGCGCAGGCCTATGCGCACGACGCGGCCGACGCAGCGGGTCCGCGGATGACGATCCGCCACCTCGCCGACGTGTGCTTCATCGGCCAGTCGAGCTATGTATCGGTGCCACTTGCCTCGGACGATCCGGCGACCATGCTGCCGCGGCTCTACGAAGACTTCCTGCATGCGCATGAACGCATCTACGGCCACAGCTCGCGCGAACCGGCACGCATCGTGAACCTGCGCAGCGTGCACGGGATCGAGGCGGGCTTCGTACAAGAAGCGGGCGGCCTGCCTGTCGGCCGTCCCCACCAGGCAGGCAGCCAACCACGCCGCACGCGCAGCATCCGCCTGCCCGGCACCCAGGCAGCGGTCGAGGCCCGCATCATCGACCGCACCGGCCTGGCGCCCGGCGAACGGTTCACCGGGCCGGCGCTGATCGAGCAGATCGACACCACCACGCTGGTGCCCACCGGCTGGACGGGCGAGGTCGCGTCGAGCGGCGAACTGATCCTCCGGAGGCAGGCGACATGACCCAGGTCACCGATCCCGTCCTGCTGGAGGTGATCCGCTATCGGCTCGAGAGCATCGTCGAGGAGATGCAGTGGAGCCTGATCCGCGGCTCGTTCTCGCCGGTGGTGAAGGAGGCGCTCGACGCCTCGTGCAGCCTGTTCGACGCGCACGGCACGGTGATCGCGCAGTCGCGATCGAACCCCAGCCACCTCGGCTCGCTG encodes:
- the mnmA gene encoding tRNA 2-thiouridine(34) synthase MnmA, which produces MKGKTVVVGMSGGVDSSVAALLLKRQGWHVVGVFMKNWEDDDTDEYCSSREDLVDAVSVADRIGIEIDQVNFATEYKDRVFSTFLAEYQAGRTPNPDVLCNAEIKFRAFLDHAIGLGADMIATGHYAQARERDGLFQLLKAEDGTKDQSYFLHRLNQSQLSRTLFPLGQLPKREVREIARREGLPVAEKKDSTGICFIGERPFREFLNRYLPKTPGEMQTLDGTVVGEHIGLMYYTIGQRQGLGIGGRADGSAGDAWYVARKDLARNILQVVQGHDHPALLADRLAAIDASWVSGQPPHVDWVYAAKTRYRQADTACVLPVVAGSGFEVSFAEPQWAVTPGQSVVVYESKVCLGGGIIA
- a CDS encoding tripartite tricarboxylate transporter substrate binding protein, with product MTLNRPSLAHTCAGRARSPALSRAAAAAVWPATMLALAMAAGLAGAQDFPSRPVRLVIGFPPGGPADFFARTLAEPLSKQWGQPVLVDNRAGANGLIAAEFVLRSPADGHALYLSSAGALVIQQHLQLKMPFETLVDFVPVSHVVSVPELLVAHPALPVASAKELVALARKRPGQITFASTSTGSMPHLAGEQFKAAAGIDITHVPFKGAAPAVIDVMAGHVQILFADLPILLPQVKGGKLRPLVLASSRRHPLLPEVPTTAETGMPGVLADNWYGVVVPVKTPAAVVARLNQSLVKALQEPAVRTRLADQGAEATGGTPEQFVEFIKAEAARWGRVVRAAGLKPE
- a CDS encoding tripartite tricarboxylate transporter substrate binding protein; translated protein: MHSLPSRPVRPGFVPGSAAIAAATAPFLLPALLMTVPAAPASAQAWPTRPIRLIAPFPPAGAVDLVGRPVALRLQETLGQQIVFENRPGAGGNIGAEAVAKAPADGYSLLMAAVTTHSISATLYQKLNYDLQKDLAPISLAANSPHVLIAHPSLPVKTVQDVIALARARPGQLSWASQGNGTLSHLEQELLRATAKIDIVHVPYKGSSPALADLFGGQVVLLFDSVPAVLHHIRGGKLRALAVATSRRSNVLPDVPTVAESGLKGYAAENWFGMMAPAGVSKEIITRLNGEMVKALALPDLRKRLMDIGFEPRSSTPEEMRAIIASEIALWAKVIRDSGAKIE
- a CDS encoding M20 family metallo-hydrolase, with protein sequence MREDSVAAAASVDERRLWDRLAAMAQIGAIPGQGVNRPALSPEDIESRALLLSWARTLGLGVSVDAIGNLFLRRAGLDPSAPPVMTGSHMDTQPKGGRFDGIYGVLAGLEALEAMDAAGVRTRAPIEVVAWTNEEGGRFPPCTMGSMVFAGARTVEDFAEVRDNAGIRLADALAQTLAATPDAARRPVAGPVAAYVEAHIEQGPLLESAALQVGAVTGIQGMRWFNVEVSGESAHAGTAPVSLRRDALREAVAMISALRELTADPSDVTRFTVGRMLVTPNSPNSVPSHVLFSVDIRHPDRATIARLGDTVEPTCRAHARACTVTVTPTLHDDPTVFDPAIVGLVEAASGALGLPSMRLPSGASHDAMYLSRLCPTGMIFVPCERGVSHNEAENATPSDLAAGARVLVATLAELANR
- a CDS encoding hydantoinase/oxoprolinase family protein, which produces MSAGAGQAIVGIDIGGTFTDLVCVLPDGTLKLAKLRSTPSNPARAVLDAVAHLRDAWGVDPASIGRFVHGTTVATNAVIERKGARIGFLASEGFRDLLEIGRGNRREIYDTVLKPQAPVFLAPRHLRRDVPARLDARGQVVQTLDEAALLAAVDELVALDVRAIAIVFLFSFLDPSQERRARELILRKHPGLAVSLSSEVDPAFREYERACVTAFDAYVKPVLDQYLSQMEQGLEAAGVPARLQIMQSRGGVSSAGVARARPVRLFLSGPAAGAIGGAMTGRAVGRRDLISVDIGGTSCDIALAADGVPLLRSEGSIEGHPVRVAMVDVNAIGAGGGSLAWLDGAGTLRVGPHSAGADPGPACYARGGTEPTVTDASLALGWLDPANFAGGTVALDVDCARAAIDARIAQPLGLDVERAALGIHRVVNAQMAEGIRLASIHRGIDPRGFSLVALGGGGGLHACALAEELDIAEVLVPRHPGVLSAIGLLAAPVEHEALVACARPIAGADPAEILARLSALDADCAAAMREEGHAQAYAHDAADAAGPRMTIRHLADVCFIGQSSYVSVPLASDDPATMLPRLYEDFLHAHERIYGHSSREPARIVNLRSVHGIEAGFVQEAGGLPVGRPHQAGSQPRRTRSIRLPGTQAAVEARIIDRTGLAPGERFTGPALIEQIDTTTLVPTGWTGEVASSGELILRRQAT